The sequence GTTTGCAATGGATTGAAGACGGCAGCCTGACGGCCCGGGCCGCAAGCCCCGGGCCGTTCGCTTGAAGGAGGGAAACTGATGACACCCCAGGAAAAAGAGGCCATCCACGCCTTCGGCAAAACGATCCAGGGCGGAGTTCGTTTCGGTCTGCACCTGCCGCATGAGGCCGCGGCGGATCCTTTGCTGGAATTTACCCGCGAACTGGAAGAGGCGGTACCCGGTGCAGAGGTCGATCGGTCGGAGACCGACCCGGGCGAACACCCGGCGCTCGTTCTGAGCGACGGGCTCCGGTTCCAGGCGGTGCCTCTCGGCGGTGAGCTTCAGCCCTTCCTCGAGGCGCTGGCCTGGGCTGCGGGTCTTCGGCAGGGGTCGGACCCCGGGTTGGAGCAGACCCTGAGCCGCGTTCATCTGCCCGCCTCCCTCAAGCTCTACGTCACACCCCGATGTCCCTTCTGCCCCGCTGTGCTGAAGACCATCGTCCCATTTCCCTTCATCAATCCCCAGGTTCATCTGACCGTCATCGACGGGGACCGCTTTCAGGAAGAGGCTGCCGCCGACGGCGTCAAATCGGTTCCCACCCTGATCCTCGACGACCGCTTTCGCTGGACGGGCGTTGTCAAGCGCGACGAGATCCTCGCCATCCTGCTCGAGCGGGACCCAGCCACCCTGAGTGCGGATTCGCTCGCCGGGATGCTCGGCGACGGACGGGCGAAGGAGGTGGCCGCTCTCATGCAGCAAAGCCAGGCTGTCTTCCCCTCCTTCATCGAACTCCTCCTTCACCCCCAGTGGCCGCGCCGGCTGGCCGCCATGGTGGCGGCCGAAGAGCTGGCGTCACTGGATCCGGAGCTCGTTCCCCAGCTGGTCGAGCCCTTGTGGGCGCGTTTCGAAGCCCTCGACGAGGCTCGGAAAGGGGACATGCTTTACCTGCTGGGCGAGCTGGGGGCTGTTTGCGAGATCCCCAGGCTGAAGGCGATTGCGGCGGGTCCCTATGAAGATGCCGTCAAAGAGGCCGCCGAAGAGGCCCTGGATATGCTGGAGCCGCAAAGGGGCGAGGGATGATTCTATTCGTTTCGGAATTTTGGAAAGGGAGCCCGGCGGATTTCATAAGTGGAAGATCGAAATCCGGCAGGTGCCGCGCATCGGCCCGTCGTCAGAAATCGAAGGTCAGTTGATCCGGTGCACTCTGATTGGAGGGTGTTGCCGGGGAGGGCATGGCCTTGAGGGCGGGGGCGAGAGGCGGGGCGGGCGCACCGGCCTCGGGCTCCGCTTCGGGGAATAAGCCGGGCTGGACGAAGCGCTGGAAATCCCGGCAGGCCTTCATCCGTCTGCAGCGCAGGCAGACCTCGGGGGCGAGGCGCGGGGCCCCCTTTTTGGTGTGGCAGGTGACATAGGCCGGCGGTTTCCGTGCGCGAGTCATCTTGGCTGCTGCATTCCTGAGCGGAAGGGTGAAGGGTTCGACCATGCGCTTTCGGGCCCGATCGCAGCCGGGAGATCCTGCTGTCCGGCAAGAGACCGCCGATTGCCCGGCGCGCTGTTTCACCGTGGAAACTGCCTTAGTGATAGGCTTTTGGCGGGGTGAAAGTCAAGCCAAATACCGCCCTTCCTTTTCTGCAAGCTTTTCGGCTGCAAAGTCTCCATCCTTCACGGAGCCGA comes from Desulfatiglans anilini DSM 4660 and encodes:
- a CDS encoding thioredoxin family protein, which produces MTPQEKEAIHAFGKTIQGGVRFGLHLPHEAAADPLLEFTRELEEAVPGAEVDRSETDPGEHPALVLSDGLRFQAVPLGGELQPFLEALAWAAGLRQGSDPGLEQTLSRVHLPASLKLYVTPRCPFCPAVLKTIVPFPFINPQVHLTVIDGDRFQEEAAADGVKSVPTLILDDRFRWTGVVKRDEILAILLERDPATLSADSLAGMLGDGRAKEVAALMQQSQAVFPSFIELLLHPQWPRRLAAMVAAEELASLDPELVPQLVEPLWARFEALDEARKGDMLYLLGELGAVCEIPRLKAIAAGPYEDAVKEAAEEALDMLEPQRGEG